The nucleotide window CAAAGGAGGCATCGGAGCCGACGCTCGCGCTGGAGTAGTGAAACTCGTGGCCACGGAGCCTCCTGCCAGCCGCCGCGGTCAGCGCGCCGGTCCGCGCCCGGAGTTCGACGTGGTCGAGCGCCTGGTACCGGTCGTGCATCCGGACCTCCGTCGGGAGGATGCCCGCCATCTCGTGAGTCTGGCTGTCGGCCGTCGTCAGCGTCTCTGCCATGGCCATCAAGCCGCCACACTCCCCGTACACCGGGAGGCCCTCGGCGGCCCGGTCGGCGAGCCGGTCAAGGGTCGGGCTCCCCGCGAGCGCCTCCGCGTGGAGTTCGGGGTAGCCTCCCGGGAGGTACACCCCGTCGCAGTCGGGCAGCGGGTCGCCGGCAACGGGTGCGAACGTCACCACCTCGGCGCGGTCCCGGAGGCGCTCGACGGTCGCCGGGTAGGAAAAACAGAAGGCGTCGTCCCGGGCGACGGCGACGCGACGTGCCGTCCTCGAGCGGTCGGCACCGACGTCGACGGGCTGGGGGTCTCGAGGCTGGCGGGCGAGTTCCAGCAGCCGGCCGGTCCGGAGGCAGTCGGCAGCGGCGTCGAGCGCCTCGGCGTCGGGGGCGGAGTCCGCGCCCATCTCGAGCCCGAGATGCCGGTCCGGGATATCGAGGTTATCGCAGGGGGGTACGCGACCGAGATACGCGACGCCGTCGGGGAGCGCCTCGCGGACACCACGCTCGTGGCGACCGCCGGCCGTTTGCTGGGCGACCACGCCGGCGACATCGATGTCCCGGCCGGCCCTGGCGGCGTATTCGTGGAAGCCAAGCGCCGTCGCGCCGACGCTCTCCATGCCAGCGCTGGCATCGACGACCAGAACGACGGGGAGGTCGAGCGCCTCCGCGACCATCGCGGTGCTCGCAGCATCACCGTCGTACAGTCCCATCATCCCCTCGACGACGCAGACGTCGCCCTCGCCGCGGTGGTAGTTGCGGACAAGCCCGTCCTTACCCTGGAGCCATGGGTCGAGTGTCCGGGAGGAGCGACCGGTGACAGCCTCGTGGTGGCTGGGGTCGATGAAGTCCGGACCGGCCTTCGCCGGCTGGACCGCCTTCCCCTCCGCCTCGAGGGCGCGGGCGACCGCGAGAGCCGCCACGGTCTTGCCGACGCCCGAGCGCGTGCCACCGAGGACAAGCCCCTTCATGGCCGGGGAGGGCGTGTCGGGCGGCGCAACGCTCGATCGCTCATCCGTCGCCCCCCGTGGCGGCGGCCGGGCCCGGCCCGGATTCTGGCGCCCGGACGACAAGGACCGACAGGTCGGAGAACGCCGTCCCTTCGGGCCCGTCACCGGTGTCGCCTGCGAGGGTTCCCAGAGGAGAGCGCGTCGTCGTCTCTCCCGGCCGGGTCAGCCGCTCGAACACCAGCGCATCGAGCCCCGGGTCGACGCCGCGGTCGAGGGCGTACCTCGCCAGGTCCTCCGGCATCCAGTCGTACGGACGGGGAATGACCAGCAGGTGTCGCCGCCCGGCCGTCCGCACCAGACGGTCGAGCGTCTCGTCGACCGGACCTCGCCGGTGGAGCGAGAGGACCGCCGACCGCTCCAGTGGCGTCCGCGCCCGGCTGGCCGCGACCTGTACCGACGATACCCCCGGTACGACACGAACCGGCCCGTCCACCGACCCTTCGACTTTCTCGAGAAACTGGTACCCCGAGACGTTCGGGTCACCCATCAGCACGGCGACCCCATCGTCCCCCCCGGCAACGCGGTCGCCGAACCGCTCCAGCGCCGCCGCCTCGTCGTCGTATCCGCAGGCGATGACCGTCGCGTCGGTAGCATCACGTGCCAGGTCGACGACCGTCTCGAACCCCACGACGATGTCGGCCTCAGAGAGGAGCCCGCGGGCGCGACCGGTCAGGTGCCCCGGGCCCGGCCCGACGCCGACAGCGTGGGCGGTTACCTCCCCGTGCGGCGGCTCCGGGCTCCGTGCCGCGTTTCCCCCCGGCGTCGATCCCCTCTCAGGCGTTTCTGTCATAGGTTTCCCTCGGTCGCGTCGCAGTCTGTTTCACGCTGCACAAGTCTAGTTTAGATAAGTAAATATTTATTGGACAGGGCTCACACCGGGGACGCATGGACAGGACGGTGTTGGTGGCGGTTGTCGTTCTCACCGCAGCATTCGTGCCCGCGGTGGCAGGTGCACAGACAGCAGACGGTGACTGTTCGTTCCCGGTCGAGCGAACAGACGTGACCGGCACGGAGGTCCGTGTCACAGAGGAACCGACGCGCGTGGTGACGCTGAACCCGAGTGCGGCACAGACGATGTGGGAGATCGGCGCACGGGAGAAGGTCGTCGGCGTCACGAAACACGCGTCGAACCTCGACGGCGCCGCCGCGAAGACGAACATCTCCGGCGCGGGGCAGACGATCAACAACGAGGAAGTCGTCGGGCTCGAGCCCGACCTGGTGCTGGCTCCGAACACGGTCACCAACGACACCGTGGAAAAGCTCCGGGACTCGGGGCTGACGGTCTATCGGTTCCGGGAGGCCGAATCCATCGACGACATCAAGCGAAAGACGGTGATCATCGGGGAGCTGACCGGGGAGTGCGCCGGCGCGGCCGAGACTGTCGAGTGGATGGAGTCGCGGCTCGCGACCGTCGACCAGGCGGTCGAAGGAGCCCAGCAACCCGACGCCATCTACGTCTTCTACAGCTATACCTCCGGACAGAACACGTTCATCCACACCCTCATCGAGCGGGCCGGGGGCGACAACATCGCCGCGGATGCCGGCATCAAGGGGTACAAGCCGGTCAACCAGGAGGTGATCGTCAACCGCAACCCCGAATGGATCCTGCTCAACGATGACTGGGACGAGGTGCCGAACAACGCCGCCTACAACAGCACGACCGCCGTCCGGGAGGACAACGTCCTCGTCATAAACAAAAACCACCTGAACCGGCCCGGGCCACGGGTCGTCTACGCACTGACGACGATGGCCGAGACCTTCCATCCGGAGGCCTACGCAGCCGCGAATACGACCGACACGACGGCCGCGTCGAGTGGGACCGACACGGCGGTCGAGACGGCGACGGAGACGGCAACGGGGACGGCCGGAGACGGACAGTCGACGATGTCCACGCCGGCCGAGCAGACGACGGGTGGCGGCAGTCCGGGCTTCGGTGCCGTCGTTGCACTCCTCGCGCTCGTGGTGCTCACCGCCGGGGCGGTCGGTGCTGGCCGGGAAAGATGACCAGCTCCGACCTGACCGTCGTTTCGACGACCCCGTCGGGGACGGAGATCCTGTTCGAACTCGGGGTCGAGCCCGCGGCGGTCTCTCACGCCTGCGACTGGCCGCCGCGGGCGGCCGAACTTCCGTCGGTCGACAGGTCACGGGTGGACGCCGACCGGAGCAGACAGCGAGACGAGCAGGCGGCCGGCGATGTCTACGACGTCGACGTCGGGCTGTTGCGCGACCTCGCCCCGGACTTGGTCGTCACGCAGTCGGTCTGTGGGGTCTGCGCGGTCGACGAACAGCTGGTCGAGACACACCTGGACGACCTCCCGACGACCCCGCAGGTGCTGCCGCTCTCGGCTGCGGACCTGGAGGGGGTGGCCGGATGTATCCGGGAGGTCGGGAGGGCAGTCGGACGAACCGACCGGGCCGAAGGGATTGTCGACCGCCTCGAGTCGCGCGTAGAGCAGGTCGGCGAGCGCACGGCAGCCGTTACACACCGGCCGAGCGTCGTCGTGCTAGAGTGGATGGACCCGATCCACGCCGCCGCGAACTGGGTGCCGGAACTCGTCTCGGCGGCCGGCGGTCGCTACCCGCTCGCGGAGACAGGACAGCGGTCCCGCGAACTGGCCTGGCAGGAAGTCCGGGCGGTCGACCCGGAGGTGCTTGTGGTGGCGCCGTGCAGTGCCAGCCCCAAGTGGGCCCTCGAGCGGCGCGACGAACTCCGGTCCCGCCCGGGGTGGGATGACCTGCGGGCCGTTGAGGAGGGGCGGGTGTATGCGCTCGACGGACGGTTGTTGAGCAGGTGGACGCCGCGCCTCGCCGACGCGCTCGAACGGCTTGCGGGCATGTTTCACCCCGGGCTCGCCGCCGGGACTGCCGAGGTGCGACCGCTGGCCGACCGAGGGCGGTGAGCGCCCACCGAAGGTGAAGCGTAAGCCGTTGGCCGTACATGCGGGGGCATGGACCAGGTGTTTGCCCCGTGGCGCATCGACTGGGTCGAGCGGTCCGACCGTAACGCGGAGTTCGAGGGGTGTGTCTTCTGTGGGATCCCCGAGCGGGACGCCGACCGGGAGTACAACCTGCTCGCGCGCGGCGAGGACGCCTACATCCTCCTGAACAACTACCCCTACAACCCCGGGCACGCGATGGTCATCCCCCACCACCACACGGGCGACTACCGCGAACTGGACGACGCGGCGCTGCTGGCAAAGGAGCGGCTCGTCCAGCGACTCGTCGACGCGATGGACGACGCCCTCTCCCCAGACGGCTACAACGTCGGCTACAACCTCGGCGGGGCGGCCGCGGGTGGTTCCATCGGCGAGCACCTCCACGCCCACGTCGTCCCCCGCTGGGGCGGGGACACCAACTTCATGCCCGTCGTCGGCGACACGAAGGTGATCGTCGAGGCCGTCGCCGAGACCTACGACCGCCTGCGCGAGGCGCTGGCCACCCAGGAGGGCGTGACCGACCGCGGGGAGGGGGCGCTCCGGGTGGAGCGGTAGTCCGGGGCCAGCCGAACGAAGCGGCTTTGAGCGGGCGGGATGAAGGGGGAGGCGATGTCGCGACGGACCGCGCTCCGGCGGGTCGGCCTCCTCGTCCTGGGGGTCAACGCCGTCCTGTTCGTCGCGAAGGGCGGGGTCTACTTGGAGACCGGGAGCCTCGCGGTCGGCTCCGAGGCCGTCAACAGCCTCGCCGACACCGTCTACAGCCTCGTGGTCGTCGCGGGGCTGTATCTCACCACCCGCCCGCCCGACTTCGAGCACCCCCACGGCCACGAGCGCATCGAGCCCTTCGTCTCGCTGTTCGTCGCGCTGGGCATCTTCGCGGCTGGGGGGGCCGTCCTCTGGCAGGCCGGCTCAGCCGTGCTCGAGGGGAGCGTGACGGTCAGCCGGAGCCCGGCAGCGGTGGCCGTCCTCGCCGGGACCGCGGCCGCGAAGTACCTCCTGTATCGGTACTGCCTGCGGGCCGGCACCGAGAACCGCTCGCCGGCGCTCGTGGCGACGGCGCTGGACAACCGCAACGACATCCTCACCGCCGGCGCGGCGCTGGCCGGCGTCCTCGGCGCCGGCCTCGGGTATCCCGTACTCGACCCGCTCGCTGCGGGGGTCGTCGCCGTCGGCATCCTCTACACTGGCGTCGAGGTCGTCCGGGACAACGTCGACTACCTGGTGGGGGCGGCCCCGCCGGAGGACCTCCGGGCGGAGATCGTCGAGCGCGCGCTCGTCCACGAAGACGTCGAGGGGGTCCACGACGTGATCGCCCACTACGTCGGCCCGGAGATCGACGTCAGCCTCCACGTCGAGGTGTCGGGCGACCGCACCCTCAGGGAGGCCCACGACATCGAGACCGATATCGTCGAGCGGATCGGCGAACTCCCGGAGGTCGACGACGTGTTCGTCCACGTCGACCCCAAGGAACTGGGCGAGTGGAAGGAGGACGCCGATGTCGACCGGCTCGTCCAGGACGACGAAACTGATATATAAAACACCGTGGTCGGTTGTCTCCGCCTGCAACCGTGGCTCCGGATATTATACACCCGGTATCGAAGTGGACCCACGGATGAATTCGGATCTTCCGGGAGAATCCCGAGGGGTGAACAGCCCGGGTCGGGGCGTGTCGGTGCGAACCACCCTCGCGGCGCTGGCCGTCGCCGGCGCCGTCGTTGCGGGGCTGACGCTGCCGGCAGTCGGAACCGCCGCAGCCGACGAGGGCGACGTGCTGGTGGTGCAGCCGACGGTCTCGCCCGCACAGCCGACGACCGACGAGAACTTCACCGTCACGGCGCGGCTGACCAACGTCGCCGAGACCGGCAACGACCGCTACTACGTGGAGTCGGTCGCGGTCCGCAACGGCAGCGACGAGTCGAGTACGCTGTACGGGCGCAACGACGACTTCCAGGCCGTCCTGGCGGGCGAGACGACCGGACAGCCCGTCGAGGTCGACGTCGACGAACCCGGCAACCGGACGCTGTACCTCCACACCGAACTCCAGCTCCAGTCCGGTGAGACGGTCGACGTCGTCCGGCCGCTGTCTCTGGTCGTCCGCGACCGGCATCCGTCGATGTCGCTGACCGCCAGCGGAGTCGGTCCGGCCGGCGAGACACAGCTGAACCTGACCGTCGCCAACGGTCTCGAGACCGACATCAGGGGCCTGACGGTCGACGTGTCCGCGACGAACACGACCGTCGAGGACAACCAGCGGGTCGGGGCGTCACTGACACCCGGCGACGCCCGCACCTTCCGGTTCACCGGGACCGAGACCGTGGCTGGACCGCAGACGGCCACCGTGACACTGTCCTACGCGACCCCGGACGGCGACCAGCGGACGGTCACCCGCGAGCTGTCTGCGGTCGCGCCCGAGCCGGAGGCGGTGGACCCGTCGCTGGACCTCACCGCGGACCCGGTCGGCGTCAGTGGCGAGACGGCGCTGTCGGTGACGGTGGTGAACCCGCGCGAGTCGCCGGTCCGCGCGGCGGCCGTCGAGCTTGAGGCGGACTCGCTTGAGCTCGCGGAGGACCGACAGCTACGGCCGCGGGTCGACGGGGGGAGCGAGGCGACCTACACCTTCGAGACCGGACAGGTAACTCCCGGCGAAAAGACGGTGCAGGCAACCCTGACGTACACGACGGCCGACGGGACGGAACGCCGCGTCACCGAGCAGCTCTCGGCGACCATCGAGCGGGTCGACAACCCCGGGAACGTGAGTCTGACCGGGCTCCGCGTCACACAGCAGAGCGGCCGGCTATCGGTCCGCGGGAGCGCGAGCAACGTCGGCGGGACCAACGTCTCCGGCGTGGTCGTGAGTGTCGCCGACGGCGACGGCGTCGGCCCGGCCCAGTCGGAGGCGCGGTTCTTCGTCGGGAACGTCCCCGGTGGGGACTTCACCTCCTTCGAGGTGAACGGACAGCTCCGGACACCCAACGCGAGCAGCGTGACCATCCCGCTCCGGGTGAGTTACGTCACCGACGGCGTCCGCACCGAGCGAGTCGTCGAGGTTCCCTACCGGCCACAGCCCGACCGGCCCACCAGCCAGCCCGAGGGTGGCGGACCGCCGCTGGTCGCCGTCGGCGCGGCTCTCCTCGCTGTCGGCGGCGTCGCACTCGGCTGGCGGCGGCTCCGGGGGTGAGCGATGGTCGTCAGCACCGTCGACGCGGTCAAGGAGTACGAAAGCGGCGACCGGACGCTGCGGGCACTGAAGGGCGTCTCGCTGTCCATCGACCCCGGCGAGTTCGTCTCCGTCGTCGGGCCCAGCGGGAGCGGCAAGTCGACGCTTCTGAACCTGCTCGGCCTCCTCGACGAGCCGACCGAGGGAACGGTGACGGTCGCGGGGACGGAAGTGTCGGCGCTGTCGACCCGCGAACGGACCGACATCCGCCGCGAGACCGTCGGCTTCGTCTTTCAGGACTTCTACCTGTTGCCGACGCTGACTGCCCGCGAGAACGTCGCCGTCCCTGGGATGGTGAGCGACCGGTCGCGCCTCCTGGAACGGGCTGACGACCTGCTCGCGCGGGTCGGGCTGGATGACCGCCTGACCCACTATCCCGACGAACTCTCCGGCGGGCAGAAACAGCGGGTCGCCATCGCCCGCTCGATGGTCAACGACCCCGACGTTCTCCTGGCTGACGAGCCGACGGGGAACCTCGACCGGGAGACGGGCAGTCGGGTGCTCGACGTGTTCGGTCAGTTCACCGACGAGGGGGTCGCCGTCGTGACCGTTACCCACGACGCGCAGGTCAGCGACTACGCCGACCGGACGGTCGAACTCGTCGACGGCGTGCTGACGCCGGAGGGACGCATATGATAGAGCGGTTTCCGGTGATGGCGCTGTCCTGGCGGAACCTCTCCCGGGCGAAGGCCCGGTCGGCACTTGCCACGCTCGGTATCCTGATCGGCGTCGTCGCCATCGTCTCGCTGGGTATGTTCGGTTCGACGCTGCAGCTTTTCTTCCTGCAGGACGCACAGGACGCACTCCGGACGGTCTCGGTCTCGCCCGGCGAGGACTACGACGGGCAGCGCCTCGACCGCGACGACGTCGCCCGGCTGGAGCAGCTGAGCGGCGACCCGGTCTACCCGGTCAAGCGGAGCGTCGGCGCCGTCGCGTCCGGCAACACGCGGGCGTCGGCCCGGGTGACAGCGATGTCGAATCCGGGAGCGTTCGTCTCCGCGAGGGACGGTACTGTCCCCGACGTCTGGCGGTCCGGGGCGCTCGTCGGGGCTGACCTCGCGGACCAGCTCGATGTCGAGGCTGGCGACGGCATCACCGTCGACGGACAGACGTACCACGTCGTGGCCGTTCTCGAAGAGTCCTCGCAGACGTCCTTCGTCCAGGCCGACAGCAGCGTCCTGCTGCCGCCCCGGCAGGTCGGCGGTGACGGGTTCGACACCGCGTACGTTCGCACGGACAGCCCGAACGAGGCGTTCGAGACTGCCGACCGGCTCCGGGACGAACTCAACAGCGACCGCCGGACCCGCTATCAGGTGTTCGACCTCGAGGCCCAGATCCAGCAGTTCCGCGAGCAGATCGGTGTCATCCAGACGTTCCTGCTGGGCGTGGGGGCGGTCTCGCTGCTGGTCGCGGCGGTCTCGATCCTCAACGTCATGCTGATGAGTGCCATCGAGCGACGCGAGGAGATCGGCGTCCTCAGGGCGGTCGGATACCACCGGCTGGACGTCCTCCGGCTGATGCTGACCGAGGCAGCCCTGCTCGGTGTCGTGGGTGCCGTCGGGGGCGTCGTCGTGAGCGTCGGGCTCGGCATGGTGATCAACGAACTCCTGCTCGGCGACCCGATGGCCTTCACCGAGGGAGCGTTGAGCAACGTCGCCCTGGGTGTGGTATTCGGTGTCGGTGCCGCGCTGCTGAGCGGGCTCTACCCGGCCTGGAAGGCCGCGAACGCCCGGCCGGTGGAGGCGCTGCGGGACTGACACCGCCGCCGTAACTCGGACCGGGACGGAACGCACGTCATTACGGGTGAGGAGCCCGCCACGGTAAAGTGACTCCGAACGCGAGACACGGGAGTGAACCTCCTGTCGTGGCCGGTGCTGGGGTCGCTGTCGGCCGCGCTCGGCTCCGTCTATCTGCTCTCGCGGCTGTACCCCCTCCGCGACCGACCGGGTGCGCGGTGGTTCCTGCTCGTCATCGCCATCCAGACCGTCATGTGTGCGGCCTACGCAGCCGGACTCGCCCTCCCGACCGGGATGGGCGGGCTCCGCTGGCTGCTCGAGGTCCTGACTGTGGGGATGCTGTTCTGGCTGGGCGTCCCCTTCCTCGGGTTCGCGCTGGCCTACACCGGTCGCGGCGACGCGCTCGACTCCTGGTGGTTCCGGCTGTTGCTTGGGCTGGAGGTGCTGACGGCGCTCGTGCTCGTCACCAACCCCTACCACGGCCTGTTCTGGTCGGACTTCCAGGTCCGGGCGGTCTTCGGTGCCACCGGCGCAGTCTACGACTTCGGCCCCTGGGCCTTCGTCGGCGCGGCGCTCAACACCGCTACCGTCGGCGCGGGGACGATGCTTCTGTTCGAGACGGTGCTCAGCTACGGGCCGCTGTACCGCAGGGAGGCGTTCGCGGTCGGCGCGAGCGCGCTCCCGCCGGCCTTCGGGGTGGTGGTCTGGCTGCTCAAGATCGGCCCCGACGCCGCGCTCAACCTCACGCCGGTCCTCTTTCTCCCTCACGTCGCGCTCGACACCTACGCCTTCGTCGGTAACGACATGTTCGAGTACCTCCCCGCGACCCGGCGGGCCGCCGAGCAGTCGGCCATCGACGCGCTCGGGACGCCGGTGGTCGTCCTCGACGAGCGCGGCCGGGTCGTCGACGCCAACGACGCCGCCGGGACGCTGTTCCCCGGCGGCACCGGGACAGCCCGGACCCGCCACGTCGGGGCCGCCCTCGACGCCGAGGTCGACCCCGAGGGTGGCCCACAGCGGCTCTCGCTGTCACGCGGGGGTCGGACCCGGGAGTTCCGTATCACGCCGGCCCGCCTCGAGGACTCGGGCGGCGGCCACGTCGGGTACACGCTCGTCTTCCAGGACGTCACCGAGGCGGTCCGCCGCGAGCAGCGCCTCTCGGTGCTCAACCGCGTCCTCCGGCACAACCTCCGCAACGACCTCTCGGTCGCGATGGGCTACGTCGAGGTGTCGGCCGACCGGGTCGAGGACGAGGCGGTCCGGGAGATGCTGGAGAGCGCGGAGGGGACTCTGGAGGACCTCGTGACCACCGGCGAGAAGGCCCGGCTGGTCGAGGAGACCGTCCGGCGGGCCGGCGCCGACCCCGAGCCCGTCGACCTCGGCGCCCTGGTCGGCGACACCGCCGACGCCCTCGGGAGCGACTACCCGGCGGCGACGGTCACCGTCGACAGCTCCGACGTGACGGTGACGACCAACCGCGCGCTGGTCGCGGCCGTCCTCGAGGAACTCGTCGAGAACGCCTGCGAACACGGCGGCGGGGAGGTGACGGTGAGCGCGAGCCAGGTCCACGGGGATGGCGGCGAGGGCGACCGCGGGGGCGCGACGCTCACAGTCGCGGACTCGGGTCCGGGGATCCCCCAGCAAGAGCTCGAGACGCTCGGCGGCGAGGAGGAGACCGACCTCCGGCACGGCAGCGGGCTCGGCCTGTGGGTCGTCCGCTGGGGGACGGAGCTCCTGGGTGCGGACCTGACCTTCGAGACCGGCGCGGACGGGACGACCGCGACGGTCCGGCTGCCGGACCGGGGAGTCGACGGCGCCGACTGAGCGACGGCGGTCGGTGACTCAGTCGTCCGACCCGCGGAGCCGCTGCAGGCCGGCGGCGCCGAGCAGGCCGAGCGCGGCACCGACTGCGGTGAACCCCGGCGAGCCGCCGCCGGGGGTCGAGCCGCCGGGTGCCCCGCCGGTGGAGCCGCCACCAGTTGCGTCCCCGGTAGCGTCGGTGGCCCGCTGTCGGGCCGTCGCCCCGGTGAGCACGTGGAGCCCGAACGTCCCGTCAGTCGAGTTCGTGTTGACGAACAGCGTCCCGCCGGCGACCAGCACCGAGCTGCCGAACACCGAGGGCGTCTGCCCGGTCCGGGTCTGCTCGCCGAGCTCGACCGTCCACAGCCGGTCGCCCGAGGCGGCGTCGAAGCCGTGGACCGCCTCGTCCCGTTCGGCGGAGCCGTCCTCCTCGACGCCGCCGACGAAGTACGTGTTCGCGGCGTAGACGACGCCGCCGGCAACGGCGGGCGGGCTGACGAACCCCCGGGTTCGCCTGCGCCACCGCCTGTCGCCGGTGGCTGCGTCGAGGGCGTAGAGACGGTAGTCGTTGCACCCGACGTAGACGGTTCCCGCGGCTCCCGCGACACCGCTCCCGGATGGGAGGACCGCCAGGCCCCGGGCGCGGCTCCCGAGGCCGGCGGTCCAGCGCTCGCGGCCGCTTACGGCGTCGATGGCGTGGACGGCGTGGGAACCGCTGCCGACGTAGACCGTCCCGTCGGCAACGGTCGGTCGGGTCGGCGGGTACGACTCCCGTTCGAACCGCCACCGCTCCCGACCCTCGCCGTCGAGGCCGGCGGCCCACAGCACCGGGTCCTGGCGGTCAGTCCCGTAATGGCGCGTCCCGGTGGCGAGGAGCCCCCCTTCGACGGCAGCGATCCCCTCGACGGCCCCTCCCGGCCGGCGGTTCCACCGCACCTCGCCGGTGGCGGCGTCGAGCGCCGCCAGGCCGCCGTCGCCGGCCACGAGCAGGCGCCCGCCCGCGACCTGGACGTCGTTTGCCAGCCAGTCGGTGACCTGTGCTCGCCGGCGCCACCGCGGCTCCCCGCTCGCGGCGTCGAGACAAACGACGTCACCGGCCTCGGTCGTGAGGTAGACGGCGTCGGCGGTGGCGGTCACCGCGACACCCGCCGGGCCGGTCCACAGGTGTCG belongs to Salinirussus salinus and includes:
- a CDS encoding halocyanin domain-containing protein; translation: MERSVDRRTALGLAAGALGWTALPSGTAAAQAGGGAGGGAAEPDYGGWLDGVGNYDGTTADMRGRADVTVSVGVEANGGPYGFGPPAVRVDPGATVRWEWTGSGTHSVVAEDGRFDSGDVVSEPGVNFEYTFEEEGVYPYYCAPHRALGMRGAVAVGSVPTRTPAPTPTPTPEPAPEGEWLAAAPTAAWPSRGFDAANTRHNPATVGPVEDVRKSGTVAFRDFTWAPVLAGGRLVVSLGSPDRTVALDAATGRHLWTGPAGVAVTATADAVYLTTEAGDVVCLDAASGEPRWRRRAQVTDWLANDVQVAGGRLLVAGDGGLAALDAATGEVRWNRRPGGAVEGIAAVEGGLLATGTRHYGTDRQDPVLWAAGLDGEGRERWRFERESYPPTRPTVADGTVYVGSGSHAVHAIDAVSGRERWTAGLGSRARGLAVLPSGSGVAGAAGTVYVGCNDYRLYALDAATGDRRWRRRTRGFVSPPAVAGGVVYAANTYFVGGVEEDGSAERDEAVHGFDAASGDRLWTVELGEQTRTGQTPSVFGSSVLVAGGTLFVNTNSTDGTFGLHVLTGATARQRATDATGDATGGGSTGGAPGGSTPGGGSPGFTAVGAALGLLGAAGLQRLRGSDD